A region from the Vicia villosa cultivar HV-30 ecotype Madison, WI linkage group LG3, Vvil1.0, whole genome shotgun sequence genome encodes:
- the LOC131654759 gene encoding carotenoid 9,10(9',10')-cleavage dioxygenase 1-like, translated as MRSFLPQVSLQFDVAKTVKNSVAKLVDVFVDSFFVFIDKPLLPSKSNFAPVEELREAIIVSSIQGQIPKDFPEGVYIRNGSNPLFGGLKSTNSIFGKSSHIWVEGEGMLHALYFQKSSHGAWNIIYNNKHVETETYNLEKQRNKPLFLPAAEGHSLAILFAYLLNWLRSGTVNKYLSNTNVFEHSGKFYSVAESHMPQEIDIFSLKTLNNWELSAAWNRPFASHPKKAPTTEELVIFGFSPTKPYVVVGIISADGRKLVHKVDIKLKRCSLCHDIGVTQRYNVIMDFPLTIDLMRVLRGGPLMKYDKKDYARIGVMPRYGNAESIKWFEVEPNCTFHIINSFEDGDEVVVRGCRSLDSLVPKPDPCSKEFDCLSRSYEWRLNMQTGEVKEKDLCGEKVVYMDFPMINENFVGIKHRYAYTQVVDHIASSTTQDVQKYRGLAKLYFEEEMVEKDEGIKVGYHMFEKNTYCNGAAFVARDGGVEEDDGWIITFVHNEDTNKSQVHIIDTKNFCGETVAKIEMPCRVPYGFHGAFMPILFQDQ; from the exons ATGAGATCATTCCTACCTCAAGTATCTTTGCAATTTGATGTTGCCAAAACAGTGAAAAATAGTGTAGCAAAGttagttgatgtttttgtggattCGTTCTTTGTATTCATTGACAAGCCATTGCTTCCATCTAAG AGTAACTTTGCTCCCGTGGAAGAGTTGAGGGAAGCCATAATTGTTAGTAGCATCCAAGGACAAATTCCAAAGGATTTTCCAGAGGGTGTCTATATTAgaaatg GATCAAATCCACTTTTTGGAGGACTAAAATCAACAAATTCTATCTTTGGTAAGTCAAGTCACATTTGGGTGGAAGGAGAAGGAATGCTTCATGCattgtattttcaaaaatcaagTCATGGAGCCTGGAATATCATCTACAACAACAAACACGTCGAAACCGAAACATACAACCTCGAAAAACAAAGAAACAAGCCATTGTTTCTTCCTGCAGCAGAAGGCCATTCACTTGCCATTTTGTTTGCTTATCTACTGAACTGGTTGAGATCAGGCACAGTAAACAAATACCTGAGCAACACCAATGTGTTTGAGCATTCAGGAAAATTCTACTCAGTTGCTGAAAGTCACATGCCACAAGAGATTGATATATTTTCCTTGAAAACTTTGAACAATTGGGAACTCAGTGCAGCTTGGAATCGACCTTTTGCGAGTCATCCaaag AAAGCTCCAACTACAGAAGAGCTAGTTATATTTGGTTTCTCACCAACAAAACCTTATGTTGTGGTTGGAATTATTTCTG CTGATGGAAGGAAGTTGGTTCATAAAGTTGATATCAAACTAAAGAGGTGTAGTCTTTGCCATGACATAGGTGTTACACAAAG GTACAATGTGATCATGGATTTTCCACTAACCATTGATCTTATGAGAGTTCTAAGAGGAGGACC ATTAATGAAGTATGATAAGAAAGATTATGCAAGGATTGGGGTAATGCCGCGCTATGGTAATGCTGAGTCAATCAAATGGTTTGAAGTGGAACCTAATTGCACCTTTCATATTATCAATTCTTTTGAGGATGGAGATGAG GTTGTAGTGAGGGGCTGCAGATCACTTGACTCTTTAGTTCCTAAACCCGACCCGTGTTCGAAAGAATTTGACTGCTTATCTCGTTCTTACGAATGGCGGTTGAACATGCAAACCGGAGAGGTTAAGGAGAAAGATCTCTGTGGTGAGAAAGTAGTTTACATGGATTTTCCAATGATCAATGAAAACTTTGTTGGTATTAAGCATAGATATGCTTACACACAAGTAGTTGATCACATTGCAAGCTCTACCACTCAAG ATGTGCAAAAGTATAGAGGTTTAGCAAAGCTATACTTTGAAGAAGAAATG GTAGAAAAAGATGAAGGTATAAAGGTGGGATATCATATGTTTGAGAAGAATACATATTGCAATGGAGCAGCCTTTGTGGCTAGAGATGGAggagttgaagaagatgatggttGGATCATTACTTTTGTTCACAATGAGGATACTAACAAATCTCAA gtTCATATAATAGATACAAAGAATTTCTGTGGTGAGACAGTTGCCAAAATTGAAATGCCTTGTAGAGTTCCATATGGATTCCATGGAGCTTTCATGCCAATCTTATTCCAAGATCAATAG
- the LOC131656584 gene encoding E3 ubiquitin-protein ligase ATL42-like translates to MVEENDIRNFTFSFSSRFLRVPSNLSEDPNLEIFIQREPSQRKSKKQEQEIVLLDHEEGGSSNVTKMKHHQQQQPLHMINHRILISDAVTRSRWSDLNSSDLLSLKSEMLHDVSSARFSPDEDENSFTALNPGEKRSMSDIPNVPRFVEVGSRRRNGNDERMWRIWLPIARRTVQWFARQETNSVQLLQHKHLASNV, encoded by the coding sequence ATGGTTGAAGAAAATGATATAAGAAACTTCACTTTTTCATTCAGTTCAAGATTCTTAAGAGTTCCTTCAAATCTAAGTGAAGATCCAAATCTTGAGATTTTTATTCAAAGAGAACCTTCTCAAAGAAAGAGTAAAAAACAAGAACAAGAGATAGTTCTTCTTGATCATGAAGAAGGTGGTAGCAGTAATGTTACAAAGatgaaacatcatcaacaacaacaacctttgCATATGATTAATCATAGGATATTGATCTCTGATGCTGTTACAAGGAGTAGGTGGAGTGATCTCAACTCTTCTGATTTGTTATCATTGAAAAGTGAGATGCTTCATGATGTGTCAAGTGCAAGATTTTCTCCTGATGAGGATGAGAATTCCTTTACAGCATTGAATCCTGGTGAGAAGAGATCTATGTCTGATATTCCAAATGTTCCAAGGTTTGTGGAAGTTGGCAGCAGAAGAAGGAATGGAAATGATGAGAGAATGTGGAGGATTTGGTTGCCAATTGCTAGGAGAACAGTTCAATGGTTTGCAAGACAAGAAACAAACTCGGTTCAGTTGTTACAACATAAACATTTAGCATCAAATGTTTGA
- the LOC131654760 gene encoding uncharacterized protein LOC131654760 — protein sequence MHRVGPTSFARIRAEMRENKDGQEVTQAEMFIETRKSRKGKQVDEETQFAIDKLQESIENSIEAGTQTFQSLFGKEKPGRVRCYGRTVTPSLLKKNEEISLMKKQYDGKISDMAQKMGAMETLLKSMYMQQNPHLTEEEVDEKMREVLHNDNIPTPHSSTSTYAPVHQKVTNDDDPQDEQEEDLLDDEDLLDDEDLLDDEDLLDDEDLQDDDDLQYDQDDDFQYDQDDAI from the exons ATGCATCGCGTAGGACCGACAAGTTTTGCTAGAATTCGTGCAGAAATG CGGGAAAataaggatggacaagaagtcaCTCAAGCTGAGATGTTTATTGAAACTCGAAAAAGTCGCAAGGGAAAACAAGTGGATGAGGAAACTCAATTTGCGATT GATAAACTTCAAGAATCTATTGAAAATTCAATTGAAGCTGGAACACAAACATTTCAATCACTGTTTGGAAAAGAAAAGCCTGGTAGAGTGAGATGTTATGGAAGAACAGTGACACCATCattgttgaaaaaaaatgaagaaatttcTTTAATGAAAAAGCAATATGATGGTAAAATTTCTGACATGGCACAAAAGATGGGAGCAATGGAGACACTTTtgaaaagcatgtatatgcaacAAAATCCACATTTAACTGAAGAGGAAGTAGATGAAAAGATGAGAGAAGTTTTGCACAATGATAATATTCCAACACCACACTCATCGACATCAACATATGCTCCTGTTCATCAAAAG gttacaaatgatgatgatcctcaagatgaacaagaggaagatcTCCTTGATGATGAAGATCTCCTTGATGATGAAGATCTCCTAGATGATGAAGATCTCCTAGATGACGAAGATCTCCAAGATGATGACGATCTTCAATATGATCAAGATGACGATTTTCAATATGATCAAGATGACGCAATATGA
- the LOC131654761 gene encoding uncharacterized protein LOC131654761, producing the protein MRDEDGGDKTRRVVFVTVGTTSFDALVRAMDSENVKKELFAKGYTNLLIQIGRGSFLPTKSEREGSLAVDYFTFSSSIADHLRSASLVISHAGSGSIFETLRLRKPLIVVVNEDLMDNHQSELADELANRKHLYCASPHTLHQTISDMDLNSLLPYTPGDATPVANHINRFLGFPDD; encoded by the exons ATGAGGGACGAGGACGGAGGTGACAAAACAAGGAGAGTGGTTTTTGTGACTGTAGGAACGACTTCTTTTGATGCTCTTGTGAGAGCTATGGATTCAGAAAATGTTAAGAAAGAATTGTTTGCAAAAGGTTATACCAATCTTCTCATCCAAATCGGCCGTGGATCCTTTCTTCCTACCAAG TCTGAAAGAGAAGGTTCATTGGCTGTAGACTACTTCACTTTTTCTTCCAGTATTGCAGACCATCTCAGATCTGCTTCTCTTGTAATAAGCCATGCGG GGTCAGGCAGCATATTTGAGACACTGCGGCTACGCAAACCGTTAATTGTGGTTGTAAACGAAGATTTAATGGATAATCATCAAAGTGAGCTTGCAGATGAACTTGCCAACCGAAAACATTTGTATTGTGCTAGTCCTCATACACTCCATCAAACTATATCAGATATGGATTTAAATTCTCTCCTTCCTTATACTCCAGGTGATGCTACACCAGTGGCCAATCATATAAACAGATTCCTTGGTTTTCCTGATGATTGA
- the LOC131656596 gene encoding uncharacterized protein LOC131656596, which translates to MLSEKAAYWWENTRQRLEAICTTITWVNLKTGFLEYFPAGVHYWKEIGFFQLKQGSMNVDNYAAKFEELVRFCPHYNGMEAEDSGVDLFNKFIEDSGLVDVPCKGKKFTWYSGDGRSMCRIDRFLVSDVIVNKWGVFIPFVEKEWKEMEVEGRGDFILKEKLRRLKGRLNWWNISVFGKIDLEMEDSANEVKCGDSKLEECSEDLIGEALDERNVANKKFWLNLRIKENMLVQKSRLRWLNEGDSNSNFFHKVVKERRRHNHIGPLISQGVLVEKVEEVREEVRNHFANKFIETDSDRMLLDGISFKSISSEDKLFLESPFILDEIKEAIGCCGSTKSPGPDEFSFMFIKKCWHIIEDDFMRHLLDGVLVANEVVDFVKKEGRGCLLFKVYFEKAYDKVSWNFLRYLLRRMGFGDKCRRWMEMLVLEQD; encoded by the exons ATGCTATCGGAAAAGGCTGCGTATTGGTGGGAGAATACCCGCCAAAGGTTAGAAGCTATATGTACTACGATTACTTGGGTGAATTTGAAGACTGGGTTTCTtgagtattttccagctggtGTTCACTATTGGAAAGAGATTGGGTTCTTCCAGTTGAAACAAGGTAGTATGAATGTGGATAACTATGCTGCTAAGTTTGAAGAGCTAGTCAGGTTTTGTCCTCACTATAATGGTATGGAAGCTGAAG ATAGTGGTGTGGATCTTTTTAATAAATTCATTGAAGATAGTGGGTTGGTGGATGTGCCTTGTAAAGGAAAAAAGTTTACTTGGTATAGTGGAGATGGGAGGTCCATGTGTAGAATTGATCGTTTTCTAGTGTCGGATGTGATAGTTAATAAATGGGGAGTG ttcaTCCCGTTTGTTGAGAAGGAATGGAAGGAGATGGAGGTAGAAGGAAGAGGAGATTTTATTCTTAAAGAAAAACTTAGACGGCTTAAAGGGAGGTTAAACTGGTGGAATATATCAGTTTTTGGTAAGATTGATTTGGAAATGGAAGATAGTGCGAATGAAGTCAAATGTGGGGATTCTAAGTTGGAAGAATGTTCAGAGGATTTAATTGGTGAAGCCCTTGATGAAAGGAATGTTGCTAATAAAAAGTTTTGGTTAAATTTGAGGATAAAGGAAAATATGCTAGTTCAAAAGTCAAGACTTAGATGGCTTAATGAAGGAGATTCGAATAGTAATTTTTTTCACAAAGTGGTGAAGGAAAGAAGAAGACACAATCACATAGGGCCTTTAATCTCTCAAGGGGTTTTGGTGGAAAAGGTGGAGGAGGTGAGGGAGGAAGTGAGAAATCATTTTGCAAACAAGTTCATCGAGACGGATTCGGATAGAATGCTCCTAGATGGAATATCATTTAAAAGTATTAGTTCCGAGGATAAATTGTTTCTTGAAAGTCCTTTTATTCTAGATGAAATCAAGGAAGCAATTGGGTGTTGTGGTAGTACAAAGAGTCCGGGACCGGAtgaattttcttttatgtttattaAAAAGTGTTGGCATATTATTGAGGATGACTTCATGAG ACATCTTCTTGATGGAGTGTTGGTGGCTAATGAGGTTGTGGATTTTGTTAAGAAAGAGGGGAGGGGTTGTCTTTTATTCAAAGTGTATTTTGAGAAGGCTTATGATAAAGTCTCTTGGAATTTTCTTAGATACTTATTGAGACGGATGGGTTTTGGCGACAAATGTAGGAGATGGATGGAAATgttggtgttagaacaagattga